In a genomic window of Dyadobacter fermentans DSM 18053:
- a CDS encoding alpha/beta hydrolase has product MKKTVHILAILSLFALSSPSMAQTETINLWPEGKVPNSKQSDIAEKSDTDAQGILRISGVTVPTITAYPAPKDKATGAAVMICPGGGYGILAASHEGSDFAKWFNERGISAFVLKYRLPNEKAMTHQHEVPLMDAMQGMKLIRQNAEKWNIDTDKIGVMGFSAGGHLAATLSTHHNMGAKASAEGKPNFSILIYPVISFLPAISHGGSRDNLLGPEKSEELIRYYSNELQVSEQTPPAFLVHAMDDTGVPVENSIEYYLALKKKKIPAEMHLYPKGGHGYGMRTEGKGSLANWPEAMEGWLYSAGYMKK; this is encoded by the coding sequence ATGAAAAAAACTGTACATATCCTCGCTATTTTGAGCCTGTTCGCATTATCCAGCCCATCCATGGCACAAACGGAAACCATCAACCTTTGGCCGGAAGGCAAAGTCCCTAATTCCAAGCAGAGCGACATCGCCGAGAAGTCGGACACCGACGCCCAGGGCATTCTCCGGATCAGCGGCGTAACCGTGCCAACCATCACCGCCTACCCCGCACCGAAAGACAAAGCAACCGGCGCAGCTGTGATGATCTGCCCCGGCGGCGGCTACGGCATCCTGGCCGCATCCCACGAAGGCAGCGATTTTGCCAAATGGTTCAACGAGCGCGGCATCTCGGCATTTGTACTGAAATACCGGCTACCCAACGAAAAAGCCATGACGCACCAGCACGAAGTGCCCCTGATGGACGCAATGCAGGGCATGAAACTGATCCGCCAGAATGCCGAGAAGTGGAACATAGATACGGACAAGATCGGCGTGATGGGATTTTCAGCCGGCGGGCACCTCGCAGCCACGCTGTCAACACACCATAATATGGGTGCAAAAGCTTCCGCGGAAGGCAAACCCAACTTTTCGATTTTGATTTACCCGGTGATCTCCTTCCTGCCCGCGATCTCGCACGGCGGCTCGCGTGACAACCTCCTCGGCCCGGAAAAATCCGAAGAGCTGATCCGCTATTATTCCAACGAATTGCAGGTATCCGAACAAACGCCGCCGGCATTCCTCGTGCACGCCATGGACGATACGGGCGTGCCGGTCGAAAACAGCATCGAATATTACCTCGCACTCAAAAAGAAGAAAATCCCTGCCGAAATGCATTTGTATCCCAAAGGCGGCCACGGGTATGGAATGCGCACGGAAGGCAAAGGATCACTGGCCAATTGGCCTGAGGCAATGGAAGGTTGGCTTTATTCAGCGGGCTATATGAAAAAATAA
- a CDS encoding glycosyltransferase family 87 protein, which yields MTAFQRLVISKRSLMYIVLGIAAFATLQSVFSHPKSFPNGPQLYTTYNNYVIFKQSFFHLIEGKNLYRWHVTEHWDLYKYSPAFALVFGILSIMPTFVGLFFWNLLNVAVIFFSVYYLPRIDLRAKGLMVTFMLVELLTATQNEQSNALIAGLLLFAFGFLERDKYWLASLCIVCTIFIKLFGIVALALYLLYPNKLKLAYTTAAWVLLLTVLPIVAVSPTQFVVLYKTWWKLLAADRDFSDGLSVIGWLKIWFSMNVNKTYVNLVGVALFCLPLLKIKSYSNFVFRALMLASVLVWVVIFNHRAESPTFIIAIAGVAVWYYMQAPDRLNYVLLVLAFVFTTLSPTDLFPPFIRNEFFWPYVVKAVPCILIWGKIIYDLLFTDLQPRPVAAEVAE from the coding sequence ATGACCGCCTTTCAACGCCTGGTGATCAGCAAACGATCACTGATGTACATTGTTTTGGGTATTGCCGCATTCGCAACACTTCAATCGGTATTTTCCCATCCCAAATCCTTCCCAAACGGCCCGCAGCTTTACACGACGTACAATAATTACGTCATTTTCAAGCAGTCGTTCTTCCATTTGATTGAAGGAAAAAACCTGTACAGATGGCACGTCACCGAGCACTGGGATTTGTACAAATACAGTCCGGCTTTTGCATTGGTTTTCGGCATACTTTCCATCATGCCAACGTTTGTCGGGCTCTTCTTTTGGAACCTGCTCAATGTAGCTGTCATCTTTTTTTCGGTCTATTATTTGCCAAGAATCGATTTACGGGCAAAGGGGCTGATGGTCACATTTATGCTCGTGGAGCTTCTCACGGCCACGCAAAACGAGCAAAGTAACGCCCTGATCGCCGGTTTACTCCTCTTTGCATTCGGTTTTCTCGAAAGGGACAAATACTGGCTGGCGTCACTTTGCATTGTCTGCACGATCTTCATCAAGCTTTTCGGGATCGTTGCACTCGCATTGTACCTGCTGTATCCGAATAAACTGAAACTGGCCTACACGACGGCGGCCTGGGTGTTACTGCTCACGGTGCTGCCCATTGTGGCGGTGAGCCCTACCCAATTCGTTGTTTTGTACAAAACCTGGTGGAAACTGCTGGCCGCCGACCGCGACTTTTCCGATGGACTTTCGGTGATTGGCTGGCTGAAAATCTGGTTTTCGATGAATGTCAACAAAACCTACGTCAACCTGGTTGGCGTGGCGTTATTCTGCCTGCCGCTGCTCAAAATCAAGTCGTACAGCAACTTTGTATTCCGTGCGTTAATGCTCGCGTCCGTGCTCGTTTGGGTGGTCATTTTCAATCACCGGGCCGAATCACCGACGTTTATCATCGCGATCGCCGGCGTGGCGGTGTGGTATTACATGCAGGCGCCCGACAGGCTCAACTACGTGCTGCTCGTGCTGGCATTTGTATTCACCACACTATCACCGACCGATCTTTTCCCTCCATTCATCCGCAACGAGTTTTTCTGGCCGTATGTAGTAAAAGCAGTGCCCTGCATTCTGATTTGGGGCAAGATCATCTACGACCTGCTGTTCACCGACTTGCAGCCGCGGCCGGTGGCAGCAGAGGTTGCAGAGTGA
- the moaA gene encoding GTP 3',8-cyclase MoaA: protein MAVPILDKFGRKHTYLRISLTDKCNLRCTYCMPQEDMQFMPSKWLMQADEIAYLAGLFVEMGVEKIRLTGGEPLVRKDAGEIIATLGKLPASLTLTTNAVHIDQFIAELKSAGVTSLNVSLDTLKEARFREITKRDHFSKTLDHIRLLLAEGFVVKLNMVVMRGTNDDEVNDFVRLTLEEPNLHVRFIEFMPFKGNQWDLSKIVSYADLLGKIGQEYEFQPVPGEVHDTARRFQVNGGAGTFGIIGTVTHPFCEGCNRIRLTADGKLKNCLFDTSEVDLLTPLRKGDDVRPLIYTHFQKKHFAHGGHASFSEQQAKSEYEQNREMIAIGG from the coding sequence ATGGCAGTGCCTATTTTAGATAAATTTGGTCGCAAACACACTTATCTGCGCATTTCGCTGACGGATAAGTGCAATCTCCGTTGCACCTATTGTATGCCGCAGGAAGATATGCAGTTTATGCCGTCGAAATGGCTCATGCAAGCCGATGAAATCGCGTATCTGGCGGGTTTATTTGTGGAAATGGGTGTTGAAAAGATCCGTCTGACCGGCGGAGAGCCGCTGGTTCGTAAAGATGCAGGCGAGATCATCGCTACCCTTGGGAAGCTTCCCGCCTCGCTCACGCTCACGACGAACGCCGTGCATATCGACCAGTTTATCGCAGAACTGAAAAGCGCGGGCGTTACCTCGCTGAATGTCAGCCTGGATACATTGAAAGAAGCCCGTTTCAGAGAGATTACGAAGCGCGACCATTTTTCGAAAACGCTGGACCACATCCGCCTGCTGCTCGCCGAAGGTTTTGTGGTGAAGCTTAATATGGTGGTCATGCGCGGCACGAATGATGACGAGGTGAACGACTTCGTCAGGCTTACTTTGGAAGAACCCAACCTGCATGTCCGTTTCATTGAATTCATGCCCTTCAAAGGCAACCAGTGGGATCTTTCCAAGATCGTTTCCTATGCCGATTTGCTTGGCAAGATCGGGCAGGAATATGAATTTCAGCCGGTTCCGGGCGAGGTACACGATACTGCGCGGCGGTTTCAGGTGAATGGCGGCGCGGGGACGTTCGGCATTATCGGCACGGTAACACATCCTTTTTGCGAAGGCTGCAACCGCATCCGCCTCACCGCTGACGGCAAGCTCAAAAACTGCCTTTTCGACACCTCCGAAGTGGATTTACTCACGCCATTACGCAAAGGCGACGACGTCCGACCGCTCATCTACACCCATTTTCAGAAAAAACACTTCGCCCACGGCGGCCACGCCAGCTTCTCCGAGCAACAAGCAAAATCGGAATACGAGCAGAATCGGGAAATGATCGCGATTGGTGGCTAG
- the moaCB gene encoding bifunctional molybdenum cofactor biosynthesis protein MoaC/MoaB: protein MVDITHKTNTLRIATAQAIVQVSRRETVEAIQNRTVPKGDVFEMAKAAGFLAVKKTPDLLPDCHPIPVEYTGVQYRIEDLTIVIELTVKTIYKTGVEVEAMHGASVVALTMYDMLKPIDKGVEIRNIRLLDKKGGKSDRKAAPEGLKVAVVVCSDSISNGIGEDKSGRKIIEKLGAFAIDVSDYSIIADDKTGIQDKLHSLQRAEYDMVLITGGTGLSPRDVTPEAVSELLDREIPGIAETARQYGQERVPTSMLSRSVAGFIGEMLVIAMPGSTGGVTEYIDALFPHVLHVFNVIEGKKHD, encoded by the coding sequence ATGGTCGACATTACCCATAAAACCAACACCCTCCGCATTGCAACGGCGCAGGCTATTGTGCAGGTGAGCAGGCGGGAAACGGTGGAGGCGATACAGAACCGGACGGTGCCGAAAGGCGATGTGTTCGAAATGGCGAAGGCCGCCGGGTTTCTGGCGGTGAAAAAGACGCCGGACTTGCTGCCCGACTGCCACCCGATCCCGGTGGAATATACGGGCGTGCAATATCGCATTGAAGATTTGACGATCGTAATTGAGCTGACCGTCAAGACTATATACAAAACGGGCGTGGAAGTGGAAGCCATGCACGGCGCATCCGTAGTAGCGCTGACGATGTATGACATGCTCAAACCGATCGACAAGGGTGTAGAAATACGAAATATCCGGTTGCTGGACAAGAAAGGCGGAAAAAGCGATCGCAAAGCGGCCCCGGAAGGCTTGAAAGTAGCTGTGGTGGTTTGCTCGGATAGTATTTCCAACGGGATCGGTGAAGACAAATCAGGCAGGAAGATCATCGAGAAGCTGGGCGCATTTGCAATTGATGTAAGCGATTACAGCATTATTGCGGATGATAAAACGGGCATTCAGGACAAGCTGCATTCGCTGCAACGTGCGGAATACGATATGGTGCTGATCACCGGCGGTACGGGCCTTTCGCCCCGTGACGTGACGCCTGAGGCGGTTTCGGAGCTGCTGGACCGTGAAATTCCGGGTATTGCCGAAACGGCGCGCCAGTATGGCCAGGAACGGGTGCCTACTTCGATGTTGTCGAGGTCGGTGGCGGGCTTCATCGGGGAAATGCTGGTGATAGCCATGCCGGGCAGCACAGGCGGCGTCACCGAATATATTGACGCCCTTTTTCCGCATGTTTTGCATGTTTTTAATGTTATAGAGGGGAAAAAACACGATTAG
- a CDS encoding molybdenum cofactor biosynthesis protein MoaE, which yields MEKKHKKVFVQGPISPDFVARSIASHQSKTGIGAHAIFLGQIRADQKEGGAVTGIDYTAYEEMAEQAFHDIREAAFARFELSCMHIYHSLGLVPTGEISLFVFVSSPHRRAAFEASEYIVEEIKSKVPIFGKELVGEAGHVWKENT from the coding sequence ATGGAAAAGAAACACAAAAAGGTATTTGTGCAGGGGCCGATCAGCCCTGATTTCGTTGCCAGGTCCATCGCCAGCCACCAATCCAAAACGGGCATTGGTGCCCATGCGATTTTCCTCGGGCAAATCCGCGCTGACCAAAAAGAAGGCGGCGCGGTAACGGGCATCGATTACACGGCCTATGAAGAAATGGCCGAACAGGCATTCCACGACATCCGCGAGGCCGCATTTGCCCGGTTCGAACTATCGTGCATGCACATTTACCACAGCCTGGGCCTCGTCCCGACAGGCGAAATCAGCCTCTTTGTCTTCGTTTCATCCCCCCACCGCCGCGCCGCTTTCGAAGCATCGGAATATATCGTAGAAGAAATCAAATCCAAGGTACCCATTTTCGGAAAGGAGCTGGTAGGAGAGGCGGGGCATGTTTGGAAGGAGAATACTTAA
- a CDS encoding MoaD/ThiS family protein — protein sequence MLAEIAGLSDEVWTAAGGLTVGQFRTQVTEKYPAMRDKKFKIAVNQKISEDFVPIEAPAEIALLPPFAGG from the coding sequence ATGCTGGCCGAGATCGCCGGGTTATCCGATGAGGTCTGGACTGCGGCAGGCGGCCTCACGGTGGGGCAATTCCGCACGCAGGTGACGGAAAAGTATCCGGCTATGCGTGATAAGAAGTTCAAAATAGCAGTTAACCAGAAAATCTCGGAGGATTTCGTTCCCATCGAAGCGCCGGCCGAGATCGCATTGCTTCCGCCGTTTGCGGGAGGATAA